In one window of Mycteria americana isolate JAX WOST 10 ecotype Jacksonville Zoo and Gardens chromosome 24, USCA_MyAme_1.0, whole genome shotgun sequence DNA:
- the TIMM13 gene encoding mitochondrial import inner membrane translocase subunit Tim13: MEGGFGSDFGSDFGSGGGGGGKLDPGLIMEQVKVQIAVANAQELLQRMTDKCFRKCIGKPGGALDNSEQKCIAMCMDRYMDAWNTVSRAYNSRLQRERANM, translated from the exons ATGGAGGGCGGCTTCGGCTCCGACTTCGGCTCCGACTTCGGCTccgggggcggcggtggggggaAGCTGGACCCGGGGCTCATCATGGAGCAGGTGAAGGTGCAGATCGCTGTGGCCAACGCACAGGAGCTCTTGCAG CGCATGACGGACAAGTGCTTTCGGAAGTGCATCGGGAAGCCCGGCGGCGCGCTGGACAACTCGGAGCAG AAGTGCATCGCCATGTGCATGGACCGGTACATGGACGCCTGGAACACGGTTTCCCGAGCCTACAACTCTCGGCTGCAGCGGGAGAGAGCCAACATGTGA